The genomic region CACCTGGGTTTATATGGATGTGCACTTTAGGATGGGTGGAGCTGCAGGGGTTAATCTGGGAGTGTACTTGGGGAGGTTTGGAGCCTCAGGTCTTGTACTTGGGCACCAAAGGTGGAGTCACTTCAGAGTGAGTGGTCCTGATCTGTGTTTTTTGCCCCACTTCTCTCACTGAAGATTGAGAGCTCGTGTTTGTAACAGAATGCCATTATTAACCTTCCTCCGCAGGACGAACTTTCCCCACCCACCCATACTTCTCGGCACAGCTGGGGGCAGGACAGCTTTCCCTCTACAACCTGCTGAAGGCCTACTCCCTGCTGGACACTGAAGTGGGCTACTGCCAGGGTATCAGCTTTGTGGCTGGCGTACTGCTGCTGCACATGAGCGAGGAGCAGGCGTTCGAAATGCTCAAGTTCCTCATGTACGACATGGGCTTCCGGCGACAGTATCGGCCCGACATGGTCTCCCTTCAGGTGCGTCCCTCAGCAGCATGTTGAAATGGTCTCACAGACCTGCTCTTCCTGTAAATGGGCGTAATAGTTCCAAGCAAATTGCCAGTTATTCTACCTTCTGGTTAAGATAGTTTGCTTCTCTTCATGTACGTTACTTGTACTTACACTGCAGTCCTGCTACTCTGCCTTTGGTAAATTGTGTTGCGCTTAAATCTGAGGTACTACATTGTATTGGTTAAGTAGTTTAAGTTGTGAACAAGAAGTTGCAATTCAAAGTCCCAGGCTTCGtcctgtcatacccttgagtcGAGTTGTTCAACCCAGAAGTACCGAATATTGAATAAGTGTGGAAGTGAATATCAGTTTATACCATTGGCTGCAATAATGTTGACTTGTGAAAGTTTTCTCTCCtgtatgtaaattaataaaatatttacataggAAAGCAGCTCACAATGTATGTTAGATATGAACAGAAACGTGTTGTGAAGAACCGCACCATCTTGTGGTCACTCTAGATGTTGAggacatttgcattttcaaatgaTGCCCTATGGGTTTCTGTTTGATGCTGAAAATTGGTTGGATGGAGTTCTTTTGATATTTCACTCCTTTAAATGAGCTTGTACTCATAAAAAGTTTGAGAACCACTCTATCAGGGTCAAAGGTTAAACTGTTAAAACTTTTAACAAAATCTCACATCTACACCCACTACATCCCTGTCCTTATGCACACATCTGCTGAGCTCTCGTCCTGAACTGCAGACGGAGTTCATGACTCCAGCCCTCCTCTGCAGATCCAGATGTACCAGCTGTCCCGCCTATTGCATGATTACCACCGGGAGCTGTACAGCCACCTGGAGCAGCATGAGGTGTGCCCCAGCCTGTACGCTGCCCCTTGGTTCTTAACCCTCTTCGCCTCCCAGTTCCCCCTGGGCTTCGTTGCCCGGGTCTTCGGTACGACCTTCATATTTTCTCTTGTTCTTGACAAAGCtgtttttactttacattgTTCAAACTGACATTCATTTTTATCCTCTGTGGAggacaaatatatttttaaatgtgtctccCAAAGGGTACATCCAACAATGCTGAGTCCTAATGCAGCTTATAACggatattcattttaaatgacatcGCATTTGAGGACGAGGCGACTTCATAGAAATCctaaaaatatttcaggaaaaCTTACGTGGGTCTCggaaacacagaaatgtgaaaagaaGAGCTGTGTTTAAAGATGTTtgcaaaattacacaaaagTGCATCTTTGGGACCATTTGAGAGGAGGGGCCAGAGTGACAGATCGACGTGTGTGAAGCACGTTGGTCATCTTCTCTCGGTTAACATGCGGCCATGTTGTGCTGCTGCAGACTTCCTGTTTGTCCAGGGCACGGAGGTGATCTTCAAGGTTGCATTGGGTCTGCTGAGAGGTCACGAAGGGGAGATCATGGAGTGCGATAGCTTTGAGACTATTGTGGACTACCTTAAGACGACGATCCCTACCCTGACGCAAGGGCAAATGGAACAGACAATCAGTCAGGTAAGAGTACTAGCAGCTGTCCATCCTCCTGTCCATCCATACGTTGTACCCACGGTAGTGTTTGGCATAATGCCCGAGACCCCTGTCACCGAAGTTCTGCTTCGCCAGGTGCTGGAGATGGACATCTCGAAGCAGCTCCAGGCCTATGAGGTAGAATACCACGTTCTGCAGGATGAGGTGCTGGACACCTCATCTCTGTTGGATGACTCCGACCGCTTGGACAAGCTAGAGAAGACCAACACACAGCTGAAGAAGCAGAACATGGATCTGCTAGAGAAGTTGCAGGTGAGAGAAGGTCTACAATGTAGAGACTCTTGGTCCTCAAGTGAGTGAGCGCAGCTACTGCAGTCCACTTGCTCTGCAGTTGTTGGTTTGCAGTGGTCTTAGTCCAGTGCTCCTCCACTCTTCTCCTCATTTTACGAACGATTGTGTTATGAATTTTATAAGATACAAAcgttttccagtttatttttgcttaatttttcttcagatatttttctatttctgtttataacaaaggaaagcaaaacGTTCATGCACTAATTAATTCTGTCTGAAAAGAATAAGCGTGGGACTGTTTCGATTCTGTTTGCTTCCACTGTGCTTACAGCCTGTGTCTTGTGGTCTTGAGTACTGGTGATCAAGAACAAGATGATGGGCTTTGCATGAGTTTTTGGACATGAATCGGTCAACAGTCAGCACTTGATATGAGCTGGGGACaacctttttttgctttgttatttCAAG from Scleropages formosus chromosome 12, fSclFor1.1, whole genome shotgun sequence harbors:
- the tbc1d4 gene encoding TBC1 domain family member 4 isoform X6; translation: MHRPDSLDARELLPLSPRASAQEQDPLDCLLGLSPGEKVRRTSVDYRTLWKKAIHQQILLLRMEKENQRLEASRDELHIRKMKLDYQEVGQCSKEAQDAWEKKLSVPGRSTIQCDMEEIHMALCQGVPKGRRGEVWHLLSQQHRLRHRLPCKQQPPDTSYQDLLKQLTAQQHAILVDLGRTFPTHPYFSAQLGAGQLSLYNLLKAYSLLDTEVGYCQGISFVAGVLLLHMSEEQAFEMLKFLMYDMGFRRQYRPDMVSLQIQMYQLSRLLHDYHRELYSHLEQHEVCPSLYAAPWFLTLFASQFPLGFVARVFDFLFVQGTEVIFKVALGLLRGHEGEIMECDSFETIVDYLKTTIPTLTQGQMEQTISQVLEMDISKQLQAYEVEYHVLQDEVLDTSSLLDDSDRLDKLEKTNTQLKKQNMDLLEKLQAARVKIQSLEVNMENFLLRENKMKQLIRSLEQEKASYQKTIERMRSSLPPGALCDIEMTHIKAGDKAGSTKP